A section of the Paracoccaceae bacterium genome encodes:
- the gshB gene encoding glutathione synthase: MPLSVAFQMDPIGSVDINADSSFRLAEEAQARGHSLFYYTPDRLAYSGGRITARGWPLSVRREQGNHAVLGAESRVDLSEVDVVWLRQDPPFDMGYITTTHLLDRIHPNTLVVNDPFWVRNYPEKLLVLDFPDLTPPTTIARDLDVLKDFRAEHGDIILKPLYGNGGAGVFRLRPDDGNLASLHEMFSGMNREPLIVQKFLPDVSAGDKRVILVDGVPVGAINRVPAQGETRSNMHVGGRPEKVELSDRDREICARIGPLLREKGQIFVGIDVIGDYLTEINVTSPTGIQELERFDGINVAGMIWDAIEARIAR; this comes from the coding sequence ATGCCCCTGTCAGTTGCCTTTCAGATGGACCCGATCGGTTCCGTAGATATCAATGCCGACAGCAGCTTTCGCCTTGCGGAAGAGGCGCAGGCGCGTGGGCATTCGCTGTTTTACTATACGCCGGACAGGCTGGCGTATTCTGGCGGCAGGATCACCGCCCGCGGCTGGCCGCTGTCGGTGCGCCGCGAACAGGGCAATCACGCGGTTCTGGGGGCAGAGTCGCGCGTTGATCTGTCGGAGGTTGACGTGGTCTGGCTGCGCCAGGATCCGCCGTTTGATATGGGGTATATCACGACGACCCATCTGTTGGATCGCATCCATCCCAATACGCTTGTGGTCAATGATCCGTTCTGGGTGCGCAATTACCCTGAAAAGCTGTTGGTGCTGGATTTCCCCGACCTGACGCCGCCCACGACGATTGCCCGCGATCTGGACGTGCTGAAGGATTTCCGCGCCGAGCATGGCGATATCATCCTCAAGCCGCTTTACGGCAACGGCGGTGCGGGCGTGTTCCGGCTGCGCCCGGATGACGGAAACCTGGCCAGCCTGCACGAGATGTTTTCCGGTATGAACCGCGAACCGCTGATCGTTCAGAAATTCCTGCCCGATGTCAGCGCCGGGGACAAACGGGTCATCCTGGTGGATGGGGTACCGGTGGGCGCCATCAATCGGGTGCCCGCGCAGGGTGAGACACGGTCGAACATGCATGTGGGTGGGCGCCCGGAGAAAGTCGAACTTTCGGATCGGGACCGTGAAATCTGTGCGCGCATCGGTCCGCTTCTGCGCGAAAAGGGTCAGATCTTCGTCGGGATCGACGTGATCGGAGACTATCTGACCGAGATCAATGTAACCTCGCCCACCGGCATTCAGGAGTTGGAGCGATTCGACGGGATCAATGTTGCGGGCATGATCTGGGATGCGATTGAGGCGCGGATCGCGAGGTAG
- a CDS encoding YifB family Mg chelatase-like AAA ATPase, with product MVARTYTVAFEGVQARLVEVQCAITAGLPAFSLVGLPDKAVSEARDRVRAAMSALSLALPSKRITINLSPADMPKEGSHFDLPIALSLLAALDILPAEEVAQTVAMGELSLDGALVAVNGALPAAMAAAEADCSLLCPADCGAEAAWVDATRVIGAASLGDVVRHFSGQAPLSPAEAGVAKPTCSSMDLRDVRGQERAKRALEIAAAGRHHLLMVGTPGSGKSMLAQRLPGILPQLTSMEALETSIIHSLTGLLDAGGISRARPFREPHHTASMAAIVGGGRGAKPGEISLAHNGVLFLDEFPEYPRAVLETLRQPIETGEVVVARANAHVKYPCKFMLIAAANPCRCGYLSDPSRACGRAPACGDDYLGKISGPLLDRFDLRVEVPPVAYRDLDLPEAAEGTAEVALRVGAARNIQDSRFADIPRMSANADIAGDAMEAFATPDSEGRDLLNRVAEKFGLSARGYHRILRVARTIADLAESDNVRKPHVAEAVGYRLSVSKLR from the coding sequence TTGGTCGCCCGCACCTACACCGTCGCCTTCGAAGGCGTTCAGGCCCGCCTGGTCGAGGTTCAATGCGCCATCACCGCCGGGCTGCCGGCCTTTTCGCTGGTCGGCCTGCCCGACAAGGCCGTCAGCGAAGCGCGCGACCGGGTGCGCGCGGCAATGTCGGCCCTGTCGCTGGCGCTGCCATCCAAGCGGATCACGATCAACCTGTCGCCTGCCGATATGCCCAAGGAAGGCTCTCACTTCGATCTGCCAATCGCGCTGTCGCTGCTTGCCGCGTTGGACATTCTGCCCGCCGAAGAAGTCGCCCAGACCGTCGCCATGGGGGAATTGTCGCTGGACGGCGCCCTTGTTGCGGTCAATGGCGCGCTGCCCGCAGCAATGGCCGCCGCCGAGGCTGATTGTTCCCTGCTCTGCCCCGCTGATTGTGGCGCCGAAGCCGCCTGGGTCGACGCAACGCGGGTTATTGGCGCGGCCTCACTCGGCGATGTGGTGCGCCACTTTTCCGGGCAGGCGCCGCTGTCGCCCGCCGAAGCGGGCGTTGCCAAACCGACCTGTTCCAGCATGGATCTGCGCGATGTGCGCGGCCAGGAACGCGCCAAACGCGCGCTTGAGATTGCGGCCGCGGGCCGCCACCATTTGCTGATGGTTGGAACGCCGGGGTCCGGGAAATCCATGCTGGCGCAGCGCTTGCCCGGCATCCTGCCGCAGCTGACATCGATGGAGGCATTGGAAACCTCGATAATCCACTCGCTGACTGGCTTGCTGGACGCAGGCGGAATCAGCCGCGCGCGCCCGTTTCGCGAACCGCACCACACAGCTTCGATGGCGGCGATCGTGGGTGGCGGGCGCGGCGCGAAACCCGGTGAAATCTCGCTTGCGCACAACGGCGTTTTGTTTCTGGACGAATTCCCCGAGTACCCGCGTGCGGTTCTTGAAACCCTGCGCCAACCCATCGAAACCGGAGAGGTCGTGGTCGCCCGCGCCAACGCACATGTGAAATACCCGTGCAAATTCATGCTGATCGCCGCCGCAAACCCGTGCCGCTGCGGATACCTGTCAGACCCGAGCCGCGCTTGCGGGCGGGCCCCGGCCTGTGGCGATGACTATCTGGGCAAGATTTCCGGCCCGCTGCTGGATCGGTTTGATTTGCGGGTCGAGGTTCCCCCCGTCGCCTACCGCGATCTGGATCTGCCAGAAGCTGCCGAGGGCACCGCCGAAGTCGCCCTTCGTGTCGGCGCGGCCCGCAACATCCAGGATAGCCGCTTTGCCGACATACCTCGCATGAGCGCCAATGCCGATATCGCAGGGGACGCGATGGAGGCCTTCGCAACACCCGATTCAGAAGGGCGCGACCTGCTGAACCGCGTGGCCGAAAAATTCGGCCTGTCGGCGCGCGGATATCACCGCATTCTGCGCGTCGCGCGCACAATCGCCGATCTGGCCGAATCAGATAATGTCAGGAAGCCGCATGTGGCCGAGGCTGTAGGTTATCGCCTGTCCGTCTCAAAACTTCGCTGA
- a CDS encoding transporter substrate-binding domain-containing protein translates to MRLTILAAALALGTAPQIGLAAGHLPDLGGQEVVVVTENAYPPLQFVDPASGDAIGWEYDAMAEIAKRINITVVYENTSWDAMIPAVSGGEYDLGMTGITIREDRAEMVDFSDKYMTSEMVMLVRADEDRFTDAASFAADDDLLMAAQPGTTPFYVGVYDVLDGNEENPRIKLFETFGAGVQALRTGDVDLVLTDGTAGNGYVDTSDGGLKIVGEKLGTEDFGFIFPKGSELVEAINAAIADMEADGTIEALNTKWFLDYKLGG, encoded by the coding sequence ATGCGCCTGACCATTCTCGCCGCCGCCCTTGCCCTTGGAACCGCCCCGCAGATCGGCCTCGCCGCAGGGCATCTGCCCGATCTTGGCGGGCAAGAGGTCGTGGTCGTCACCGAAAACGCCTATCCGCCGCTACAATTCGTCGACCCGGCCAGCGGGGACGCAATCGGCTGGGAATATGACGCGATGGCCGAGATTGCCAAGCGGATCAACATCACCGTGGTCTATGAAAACACCAGTTGGGACGCGATGATCCCGGCGGTTTCTGGTGGCGAGTATGATCTGGGCATGACCGGCATCACCATCCGCGAAGATCGCGCCGAGATGGTCGATTTCTCGGACAAATATATGACATCGGAAATGGTCATGCTGGTGCGCGCCGATGAAGACCGGTTTACGGACGCCGCCAGTTTTGCTGCGGATGACGACCTGTTGATGGCGGCTCAGCCCGGGACAACTCCGTTTTATGTCGGCGTCTACGACGTACTGGACGGGAATGAGGAGAACCCCCGCATCAAGCTGTTCGAGACCTTCGGCGCGGGCGTGCAGGCTTTGCGCACGGGCGACGTCGATCTGGTGCTGACGGATGGCACGGCGGGCAATGGCTATGTCGATACCTCGGACGGGGGCCTCAAGATCGTGGGCGAAAAACTGGGGACCGAGGATTTCGGGTTCATCTTCCCCAAGGGTTCGGAGTTGGTCGAAGCGATCAATGCCGCGATCGCGGATATGGAGGCGGACGGCACCATTGAGGCGCTGAATACCAAGTGGTTCCTGGACTATAAACTGGGTGGGTGA
- a CDS encoding histidine phosphatase family protein yields the protein MSEGATWWWVRHGPTHAKTFVGWRDIPADLSDTAQLTRLSAYLPADALIVASPLIRASETADAIQDARTRLPDVPALREFSFGDWDGRSFDDVARTDPDLSRAYWEDPGHIRPPNGESWHDAAGRVAPIVDQMNQDHAGRDIIVVAHIGIIMTQIARATNLSPSQIIGHRIDNLSVTRITYGSGSVADPINHLP from the coding sequence ATGTCTGAGGGCGCTACCTGGTGGTGGGTGCGCCACGGCCCGACACACGCCAAAACCTTCGTCGGCTGGCGCGACATTCCGGCGGATCTGAGTGACACGGCGCAATTGACACGCCTGTCCGCCTATCTGCCCGCCGATGCGTTGATTGTTGCGTCGCCGCTGATCCGTGCCAGTGAAACGGCGGACGCCATACAGGATGCCCGAACGCGCCTGCCCGATGTGCCGGCATTGCGCGAATTCTCGTTCGGTGACTGGGACGGGCGCAGCTTTGACGACGTCGCGCGCACCGACCCCGACCTCAGCCGCGCCTATTGGGAAGATCCGGGCCACATCCGCCCCCCGAACGGCGAAAGCTGGCATGACGCCGCCGGGCGTGTTGCCCCCATCGTCGACCAGATGAACCAGGATCATGCGGGCCGCGACATCATCGTAGTTGCCCATATCGGCATCATCATGACCCAGATCGCGCGTGCGACCAACCTCAGCCCTAGTCAGATCATTGGCCACCGGATCGACAACCTGTCGGTGACGCGCATCACCTATGGGTCGGGGTCAGTAGCCGATCCAATCAATCACCTTCCGTGA
- a CDS encoding RNA polymerase factor sigma-32 — MSGNHAADQNFNRRAMQAEMLSAEDERELALAWRDKRDEAALHRLITAYMRLAISMASKFRRYGAPMNDLVQEASLGLMKAADKFDPDRGVRFSTYAMWWIRASVQEHVMRNWSMVRTGSTSSQKSLFFNLRRVQARLEREAAARGEALDKHQMQQTIATEIGVSLADVEMMSGRLASGDYSLDATQSSDDEGRAWVDALADDGPIAEQTVAARLDTVKLRGWLLDAMTKLSPRERLIVRERKLADQPRTLDSLGRELGLSKERIRQLEAAAFGKMRAALEARSGEVAALLD; from the coding sequence ATGTCTGGAAACCACGCCGCGGATCAAAATTTCAATCGTCGCGCCATGCAGGCCGAGATGCTGAGTGCCGAGGATGAGCGTGAGCTGGCGCTTGCCTGGCGTGACAAGCGGGATGAGGCCGCGCTGCATCGGCTGATCACGGCCTACATGCGGTTGGCGATCTCGATGGCATCGAAATTCCGCCGCTATGGCGCGCCGATGAATGATCTGGTGCAGGAAGCCTCGCTTGGGCTGATGAAGGCAGCGGACAAGTTCGACCCGGATCGCGGTGTGCGGTTTTCGACCTATGCGATGTGGTGGATCAGGGCGTCGGTGCAGGAACATGTGATGCGCAACTGGTCGATGGTCAGGACGGGCAGTACGTCGTCTCAGAAATCGCTGTTTTTCAATCTGCGGCGCGTCCAGGCGCGGCTGGAACGCGAAGCGGCAGCGCGGGGTGAGGCGTTGGACAAGCATCAGATGCAGCAGACGATTGCCACGGAAATCGGCGTATCCCTGGCCGATGTCGAGATGATGTCGGGGCGGCTGGCGTCGGGCGACTATTCGCTGGATGCGACGCAGAGCAGTGATGATGAGGGCCGCGCCTGGGTCGATGCGCTGGCCGATGACGGCCCGATTGCCGAGCAGACCGTCGCCGCGCGTCTCGACACGGTAAAACTGCGCGGCTGGCTGCTGGACGCGATGACCAAGCTCAGCCCGCGCGAACGGCTGATCGTGCGCGAACGCAAACTGGCCGATCAGCCGCGAACGCTGGACAGTTTGGGGCGCGAGCTTGGGTTGTCGAAAGAACGCATTCGCCAGCTGGAGGCAGCAGCGTTTGGCAAGATGCGCGCGGCGTTGGAGGCACGCTCGGGCGAGGTTGCGGCGCTGCTGGACTGA
- the cobU gene encoding bifunctional adenosylcobinamide kinase/adenosylcobinamide-phosphate guanylyltransferase, with protein MMQRVTFLIGGASSGKSVLAERWAVASGLPRLYLATAEGQDAEMAAKIANHQAQRGDGWRVVTAPLALAEALRDAGHEGVILLDGITLWLSNIMHTDGDFSPRIAALLAQIENAPGPLIIVSDEVGLGLVPDTALGRRYRDALGKLNQQIAARSDCVVGVMAGLPFALKGPLPDV; from the coding sequence ATGATGCAACGGGTGACGTTTCTGATCGGAGGCGCGTCTTCGGGTAAATCCGTGCTGGCAGAGCGCTGGGCGGTTGCGTCAGGTCTGCCGCGTTTGTACCTGGCCACGGCCGAGGGGCAAGACGCTGAAATGGCGGCGAAAATCGCCAACCATCAGGCCCAGCGCGGTGACGGATGGCGGGTAGTCACAGCACCGCTGGCACTGGCCGAGGCGTTGCGCGATGCGGGTCACGAAGGTGTGATCCTGCTGGATGGCATTACCCTGTGGCTTAGCAACATCATGCACACGGATGGCGATTTTTCACCCCGGATCGCAGCCCTGCTGGCCCAGATTGAGAATGCACCCGGCCCGCTGATCATCGTCTCGGACGAGGTTGGTCTGGGCCTGGTTCCCGACACGGCGCTGGGGCGGCGCTACCGGGATGCGCTCGGCAAACTCAACCAACAGATTGCGGCACGCTCCGACTGCGTTGTTGGCGTGATGGCCGGGCTGCCATTTGCGCTGAAGGGGCCGCTGCCCGATGTCTGA
- a CDS encoding dUTP diphosphatase — protein MREEGADAAVALPEYATSGAAGADLRANLDEADRAEGVTIAPGARVLVPTGLRMAIPPGFEVQIRPRSGLALKHGVTVANAPGTIDSDYRGPVGVILINLGAAAFVIEHGARIAQMVVALVLQAEIAEVAALDQTARGAGGFGSTGVG, from the coding sequence ATGCGCGAGGAGGGGGCGGACGCGGCAGTGGCGCTGCCCGAATACGCGACCTCGGGGGCGGCGGGGGCGGACCTGCGGGCCAATCTGGACGAAGCGGATCGCGCCGAAGGGGTGACGATTGCGCCCGGCGCGCGGGTTTTGGTGCCAACGGGGCTGCGGATGGCGATCCCGCCGGGGTTTGAGGTGCAGATCAGGCCCCGCTCAGGCCTGGCGCTGAAACACGGGGTGACGGTGGCGAATGCGCCGGGGACGATTGATTCAGACTATCGCGGGCCGGTTGGGGTGATCCTGATTAATCTGGGTGCGGCTGCCTTTGTCATCGAACACGGTGCGCGGATTGCGCAGATGGTTGTGGCGCTCGTGCTGCAGGCTGAGATTGCCGAGGTTGCCGCGTTAGACCAGACCGCGCGCGGGGCGGGTGGCTTTGGCTCGACCGGGGTGGGCTGA
- the coaBC gene encoding bifunctional phosphopantothenoylcysteine decarboxylase/phosphopantothenate--cysteine ligase CoaBC: MLAGKRILLIIGGGIAAFKAQLLIRALREKGAAVTPVLTRAAEEFVTPLSVSALAANKVYRDLFDLTDEAEMGHIELSRSADLIVVAPGTADLMAKMAQGLANDLASTLLLATDTQVLVAPAMNVRMWQHPATQRNLATLKGDGIRFVGPESGDMACGEHGPGRMSEVPQIVAAVEAALADGPLKWRHVIVTSGPTHEPIDPVRYIANRSSGAQGTAIAAALSALGADVTFVTGPADVAPPGGVRVVPVQTAEEMLDAVQAALPADAAVFAAAVADWQVTGKTSSKIKKDGSGKIPALKLAENPDILATVSKGKNRPKLVVGFAAETDDVIENATAKRKRKGCDWIVANDVSPETGIMGGAENAVTLITDAGAEEWPRMGKDMVARQLAARIAEALG; the protein is encoded by the coding sequence ATGCTGGCGGGCAAACGGATTTTGCTGATCATTGGCGGCGGCATTGCGGCGTTCAAGGCGCAATTGCTGATCCGCGCGTTGCGCGAAAAGGGGGCGGCGGTGACGCCGGTTCTGACCCGCGCGGCCGAGGAGTTCGTGACGCCCCTGTCGGTATCTGCGCTGGCGGCCAACAAGGTCTACCGCGATCTGTTCGACCTGACGGATGAGGCAGAGATGGGGCATATTGAGCTGTCTCGATCCGCCGATCTGATTGTCGTGGCCCCCGGCACTGCGGATCTGATGGCCAAGATGGCGCAGGGTTTGGCCAACGATCTGGCCTCGACCCTGTTGCTGGCGACGGACACGCAGGTTCTGGTGGCCCCGGCGATGAATGTTCGGATGTGGCAACATCCGGCGACCCAGCGAAATCTGGCGACCTTGAAGGGCGATGGCATCCGGTTTGTCGGACCCGAAAGCGGCGATATGGCCTGTGGGGAGCACGGCCCGGGCCGGATGAGCGAGGTGCCCCAGATTGTGGCGGCGGTTGAGGCCGCGCTGGCGGACGGCCCCTTAAAGTGGCGGCACGTGATCGTCACCTCGGGCCCGACGCATGAACCGATCGACCCGGTGCGCTATATCGCCAATCGCTCGTCCGGGGCGCAGGGCACTGCGATTGCCGCGGCGCTGTCGGCGCTGGGCGCGGATGTGACCTTTGTGACCGGCCCGGCGGATGTTGCCCCCCCCGGTGGGGTGCGCGTGGTCCCGGTGCAAACAGCGGAAGAGATGCTGGATGCGGTTCAGGCGGCTTTGCCTGCCGATGCGGCGGTATTCGCGGCAGCGGTGGCGGATTGGCAGGTGACGGGCAAGACAAGCTCGAAAATCAAGAAGGACGGCAGCGGGAAAATTCCGGCGCTGAAGCTGGCCGAGAATCCGGATATTCTGGCGACGGTGTCCAAGGGAAAAAACCGCCCGAAGCTTGTCGTGGGATTCGCCGCCGAGACAGACGACGTGATCGAGAACGCGACCGCCAAGCGCAAACGCAAGGGGTGCGACTGGATCGTTGCAAATGATGTCTCGCCCGAGACTGGGATCATGGGCGGGGCCGAGAATGCGGTGACGCTGATCACTGATGCGGGGGCCGAAGAGTGGCCACGCATGGGCAAAGACATGGTGGCCCGGCAATTGGCGGCGCGGATTGCTGAGGCGTTGGGATGA
- the moeB gene encoding molybdopterin-synthase adenylyltransferase MoeB, producing MALVLALGAGLWGIGHLMGAQVRARLLMLILLYVAVLAVNLALPEGHPLAVATGGSAGEWLVVGGIVAAIWGYTRGLSILKRRVRPENRTAGEAAATLDSERHARHIVLREIGGVGQQKLTKARVLVVGAGGLGSPALMYLAAGGVGTIGVIDDDVVDLSNLQRQIIHTDARIGMPKVFSAEAAMKALNPGVIVRPYHRRFEADIAGDLFADYDLVLDGTDDVATRYLVNEAAARVGIPLISGAISQWEGQVSIFAPNDGTPCYACVFPDPAAPGLAPSCAEGGVVGPLPGVIGSIMAVEAIKEITGAGQGLRGRMLIHDALWGENRTLTLKRRAGCPVCSGLPAGDAAS from the coding sequence ATGGCACTGGTTCTGGCGCTTGGGGCCGGGCTTTGGGGGATCGGGCACCTGATGGGCGCGCAGGTTCGGGCGCGGCTGTTGATGCTGATCTTGCTGTATGTGGCGGTTCTGGCGGTGAACCTGGCGCTTCCCGAAGGGCATCCCTTGGCAGTGGCGACCGGCGGGTCAGCGGGCGAATGGCTGGTGGTCGGCGGGATCGTTGCCGCGATCTGGGGTTACACGCGTGGGCTTTCGATTTTGAAACGCCGGGTGCGGCCCGAAAACCGGACGGCGGGAGAGGCGGCAGCAACACTCGACTCAGAGCGCCACGCCCGCCACATCGTCCTTCGTGAAATCGGCGGGGTCGGGCAGCAAAAGCTGACCAAGGCGCGGGTGCTGGTTGTCGGGGCGGGGGGCCTCGGCTCGCCTGCGCTGATGTATCTGGCCGCCGGGGGCGTTGGGACCATTGGGGTGATCGACGACGATGTGGTGGATCTGTCCAATCTGCAGCGTCAGATCATTCACACGGATGCGCGGATCGGCATGCCCAAGGTGTTTTCGGCTGAGGCGGCAATGAAAGCGCTGAACCCCGGTGTGATTGTGCGGCCCTATCACCGCCGGTTTGAGGCAGATATCGCGGGAGATCTGTTCGCGGATTATGATCTGGTGCTGGACGGCACTGACGATGTGGCGACGCGTTATCTGGTTAACGAAGCGGCTGCCAGGGTCGGCATCCCTCTGATCTCGGGCGCGATCAGCCAGTGGGAGGGGCAGGTGAGCATCTTTGCCCCGAACGACGGAACCCCTTGCTACGCCTGTGTTTTCCCCGATCCCGCTGCGCCTGGATTGGCCCCCAGTTGTGCCGAAGGGGGCGTCGTCGGGCCGCTGCCGGGCGTCATCGGCTCGATCATGGCGGTGGAGGCGATCAAGGAAATCACCGGCGCCGGGCAGGGCCTGCGGGGCCGGATGCTGATCCATGATGCGCTGTGGGGAGAAAACCGGACGCTGACGCTGAAGCGCCGCGCCGGCTGCCCTGTGTGCAGCGGCTTGCCAGCGGGGGATGCGGCGTCCTAG
- a CDS encoding ABC transporter substrate-binding protein: protein MPALSSISRRIAFACVALVAGFALSACEPIDFRNFGGFGGAGAGPGIDTTRAVPVALLVPRSSAEGGQIIAASLENAARMAIQDLGGASIDLRVYDTAGQAGQASIVAQQAVAEGAQIIVGPFFAASANAAGLAVAPQGVNVLAFSNNTAVAGGNVFVLGNTFQNSANRLVSYASSQGKGKMYIIHAQDAAEEIGATAIRNAVGNSVQAELVGSGSFPLSQQGVTRAISGFSKDAKSSGAQSVFFTSGTAGAMPFLADLLPGAGLPPSAVQYIGLQRLDIPSSALSLGGLQGSWFAIPDPSLAAGFRARYSERFGTDPHPTAGLAYDGIAAVGALVSEGSRDALSVRSLTRSAGFVGTGGVWRLRTDGTNDRALAVAQIRNNQVSIIDPAPRSFGGAGF, encoded by the coding sequence ATGCCCGCCTTATCTTCTATTTCCCGCCGGATCGCATTTGCCTGTGTCGCGTTGGTCGCCGGTTTTGCCCTATCTGCTTGCGAACCCATAGATTTCCGCAATTTCGGCGGCTTTGGCGGCGCAGGCGCGGGCCCCGGGATTGATACCACGCGCGCGGTTCCCGTCGCGCTGCTGGTGCCGCGTTCATCTGCCGAGGGTGGCCAGATCATTGCCGCCAGCCTGGAAAACGCCGCCCGGATGGCGATCCAGGATCTTGGAGGCGCATCAATTGACCTGCGTGTTTACGACACAGCCGGACAGGCCGGGCAGGCATCCATCGTCGCCCAGCAGGCCGTGGCCGAGGGCGCGCAGATCATCGTCGGCCCGTTCTTTGCCGCCTCGGCCAATGCCGCAGGTCTTGCAGTCGCCCCGCAGGGCGTCAACGTTCTGGCGTTTTCCAACAACACTGCCGTGGCAGGCGGCAATGTTTTCGTTCTGGGCAACACGTTCCAGAATTCGGCCAACCGGTTGGTCAGCTATGCGTCCAGCCAGGGCAAGGGCAAGATGTATATCATCCACGCACAAGACGCCGCTGAAGAGATTGGCGCGACGGCGATCCGAAATGCCGTCGGCAATTCGGTGCAGGCCGAACTGGTCGGCTCTGGCTCTTTTCCGCTGTCGCAACAGGGTGTGACGCGGGCGATTTCGGGCTTCTCCAAAGATGCCAAATCCTCGGGGGCGCAATCTGTTTTCTTCACCTCGGGTACGGCTGGCGCGATGCCTTTCCTGGCTGATCTGCTTCCAGGTGCCGGTTTGCCGCCTTCGGCAGTGCAGTATATCGGGCTTCAACGACTTGATATCCCGTCAAGCGCCCTGTCGCTGGGCGGATTGCAGGGCAGTTGGTTCGCTATCCCCGATCCGTCGCTGGCCGCCGGATTCCGCGCGCGGTATTCCGAGCGTTTCGGCACGGACCCGCATCCGACCGCGGGCCTGGCATACGACGGCATCGCTGCTGTGGGCGCGCTGGTCTCGGAAGGATCGCGCGATGCGCTGAGCGTGCGCAGCCTGACCCGCAGCGCCGGGTTCGTCGGAACCGGTGGCGTCTGGCGGTTGCGCACCGATGGCACCAATGACCGCGCATTGGCCGTGGCCCAGATCCGAAACAATCAGGTCAGCATCATTGACCCCGCGCCCAGAAGCTTCGGTGGCGCCGGTTTCTGA
- the rsmI gene encoding 16S rRNA (cytidine(1402)-2'-O)-methyltransferase has translation MTGAGPKSDPGAGAALAAGLYLVATPIGNARDITLRALDILRDADVLMAEDTRRARHLLELHGISLRQRPLISYNDHNGAGRRPQLLALLEEGKSIAPTSDAGTPGIADPGFALVRAAVAAGHHVEGAPGPSAVISALVVSGLPTDRFLFAGFLPPKRAARLAALRELVRTGATLVIYESPKRCLETVKDICAIFGGDVEAALCRELTKKFEEVRRQTLAELVDDIAGNPPRGEIVLVVDRKPDDRGADDLNAVLEDAMARLSRKDAVAEVAMALSLPRREVYQAALKIGNKPIVLKNSVLGPER, from the coding sequence GTGACCGGCGCTGGCCCAAAATCTGACCCCGGCGCAGGTGCCGCATTGGCCGCTGGGCTGTACCTGGTGGCGACCCCGATCGGTAATGCACGTGATATCACGCTGCGCGCTTTGGACATTCTTCGCGACGCCGACGTCCTGATGGCCGAAGACACGCGCCGGGCGCGGCATCTGCTGGAACTGCATGGCATTTCCCTGCGCCAGCGCCCGCTGATATCCTACAACGATCACAACGGCGCTGGCCGCCGCCCACAGCTTCTGGCGCTGTTGGAGGAGGGGAAGTCGATCGCCCCGACAAGCGATGCCGGAACGCCCGGCATTGCCGATCCGGGCTTTGCACTGGTGCGCGCGGCAGTGGCCGCAGGGCATCATGTTGAGGGCGCACCCGGACCATCAGCCGTGATCTCGGCACTCGTCGTCTCGGGCTTACCCACAGACCGGTTCCTGTTTGCGGGGTTTCTGCCACCAAAGCGCGCGGCTCGCCTAGCCGCACTGCGCGAGCTGGTGCGCACAGGCGCAACATTGGTGATCTATGAAAGCCCGAAACGATGTTTGGAAACTGTTAAGGATATTTGTGCAATATTCGGTGGGGATGTTGAAGCGGCCCTGTGCCGGGAACTGACCAAGAAGTTTGAAGAGGTTCGGCGCCAGACGCTTGCGGAATTGGTTGATGACATTGCTGGCAACCCGCCGCGTGGCGAAATTGTTCTGGTGGTGGATCGAAAGCCGGATGACCGTGGAGCGGATGATCTGAACGCGGTTCTGGAGGATGCAATGGCAAGGTTAAGTCGTAAGGATGCAGTTGCCGAAGTTGCGATGGCGTTATCATTGCCGCGACGCGAAGTGTATCAGGCCGCCCTGAAAATCGGGAATAAGCCGATTGTGTTGAAAAACTCCGTTTTAGGGCCTGAACGATGA